The following proteins are co-located in the Leptospira weilii genome:
- a CDS encoding efflux RND transporter permease subunit translates to MIEFFLRRKVTTLVVFFLLVLFGYVGLTKLKMELLPDVSFPSLTIVTVYSNVAPTEIESLVTKPIEEILSSVGGVDRILSESIEGISIVTVRFRWGTEIDQALIQVREKLDLVKGSLPQDVKKSIVIRFDPNSAPVMQIAVKTNGIDLKDVRLFLRKNVIPYFERVDGVAAISLSGGFERQIQVNVDKGRLEAHNIRIQDLVNQIDSSNFGFPAGNVREGDKEILVRTDGLFPSVASIEDTVVGVTKAGVPIYLGTVGDVKDTFKERTSISGLMDEECISMVLKKESGKNTVSVASDLRNLIAELNEKFGDKIRFQIISDQSILIEDSIASVAWAGILAVIICYCVLSFFLGNIREPIVVISAVPISVMATFLMMFGFGLTINTMSLGGLAIGVGMVVDSATVVLESVASKKKTIPDPIQASIEGTKEVFGSILGSTITSVVVFLPILFVEGIAAEIFGEFALTISFSLISSLFTSATLVPVLTQYDFFSKGIGTFPQAIEIRREKILSTIRNSFASMAVFFIRRKTFAVYVGLGSILVAGLFFILIPKEMLTEIDQGEFYIDIVAPEGSNLNYTKKVVDTITKKLTQDKTVETAFSRIGYEEKDIILNPKGDFGLNRASIFVKLADKNKAEKFLIGFSRELSEIEKNYRSKIGTRIAGSVLGGIFGSGGGGISVEISGQDLNLIRKIANEVENELVSTNETISVSSSAREETPQLKVELDREKMAHFGLSVEDIATTLKTSIKGDIATRFRENDFEYDVLVRFQSADRLGFDSLREIPIRLPSGKNIFLDAIAEVSQTKTLRKIMRLEGKRIAIVSAIPKESAEIIERKISEIITRFEKDKDISVLPGEIAKETNKSFEALAWAGLFALILVYMTLASQFENLILPLVVMVSIVMVGSGSLMFLIFSGNSLNIVSGMGMVMLSGLVVNNAIILIEFFTLVDKKKNVEEAVYGTIYRRIDTILNTTLTTVLGLLPAALAIGGESPQEPMALAVLGGLTASTVFTVVIIPAAYFSIVKQK, encoded by the coding sequence GTGATTGAATTTTTCCTAAGAAGAAAGGTAACAACGTTAGTCGTATTCTTCTTACTCGTTCTGTTCGGATACGTAGGGCTGACAAAATTAAAGATGGAACTACTTCCGGACGTGAGTTTTCCGTCTCTCACGATCGTTACGGTTTATAGCAACGTGGCTCCGACGGAAATCGAATCCCTAGTGACCAAACCCATCGAGGAAATCCTTTCCTCCGTTGGAGGCGTCGACAGAATTTTATCCGAATCGATCGAAGGGATATCCATCGTTACGGTGAGATTTAGATGGGGAACCGAAATCGACCAGGCGTTGATTCAAGTCAGGGAAAAACTAGATTTGGTCAAAGGCTCTCTGCCTCAGGACGTAAAAAAATCCATCGTAATTCGTTTCGATCCGAACAGCGCGCCCGTCATGCAGATTGCGGTCAAAACAAACGGTATCGATTTGAAAGACGTTCGACTATTTTTACGTAAAAACGTAATTCCATATTTCGAACGTGTGGACGGCGTAGCGGCCATCTCGTTATCCGGAGGATTTGAAAGGCAAATTCAGGTTAACGTAGACAAAGGAAGATTAGAAGCTCATAATATACGAATTCAGGATTTGGTCAATCAAATCGATTCCAGCAATTTCGGATTTCCCGCCGGTAACGTAAGGGAGGGAGATAAGGAAATATTAGTTCGAACCGACGGGCTTTTTCCTTCGGTCGCATCCATTGAGGATACGGTAGTTGGGGTTACAAAGGCCGGAGTTCCTATTTATCTCGGAACCGTAGGCGACGTAAAGGATACTTTTAAAGAAAGAACCAGCATAAGCGGTTTGATGGACGAGGAATGTATTTCTATGGTTCTCAAAAAAGAATCCGGAAAAAATACGGTTTCAGTCGCGTCCGACTTGAGGAATTTAATCGCAGAGCTGAACGAAAAATTCGGGGACAAGATCCGTTTTCAAATCATATCGGATCAATCGATATTGATCGAAGACTCCATCGCTTCCGTCGCCTGGGCGGGAATTCTCGCGGTGATCATTTGTTATTGTGTACTGAGCTTTTTTTTAGGAAATATCCGAGAACCGATCGTCGTCATCAGTGCGGTGCCCATTTCGGTTATGGCGACTTTTTTGATGATGTTCGGATTCGGTCTTACGATCAATACGATGTCGTTAGGCGGACTAGCGATCGGTGTCGGAATGGTTGTGGATTCCGCAACTGTCGTTTTAGAATCGGTAGCTTCTAAAAAGAAAACGATCCCCGATCCGATCCAAGCGAGTATCGAGGGAACAAAAGAGGTATTCGGATCCATCCTGGGATCAACGATCACGAGCGTCGTCGTATTCCTGCCGATCCTATTCGTCGAAGGGATCGCCGCCGAAATTTTCGGAGAGTTCGCATTAACAATTTCGTTTTCGCTCATCTCCTCGCTTTTTACCTCGGCGACGCTTGTGCCCGTTTTAACGCAATACGATTTCTTTTCGAAGGGAATAGGAACGTTTCCGCAAGCGATCGAAATTCGCAGAGAAAAAATCCTTTCCACAATCAGAAATTCTTTCGCGTCCATGGCGGTCTTTTTCATCCGAAGGAAAACTTTCGCCGTATACGTTGGGTTAGGCTCCATACTTGTAGCGGGTTTGTTTTTTATTCTAATTCCGAAAGAAATGCTGACCGAGATCGATCAGGGAGAATTCTACATCGATATCGTTGCACCGGAAGGATCCAATCTAAATTATACAAAAAAAGTCGTAGATACGATCACGAAAAAACTCACTCAAGATAAAACCGTTGAAACCGCATTTTCAAGAATCGGATACGAGGAAAAGGATATCATATTGAATCCCAAAGGGGACTTCGGTCTGAATCGAGCTTCGATCTTCGTTAAACTTGCCGACAAAAACAAAGCGGAGAAATTTTTAATCGGATTCTCCAGAGAGCTATCCGAGATAGAAAAAAATTATCGTTCTAAAATCGGAACTCGAATCGCCGGTAGCGTGTTAGGCGGCATCTTCGGTTCCGGCGGAGGAGGAATCTCCGTGGAAATCTCGGGACAAGACTTAAACCTCATCCGTAAAATCGCGAACGAAGTCGAAAACGAATTGGTCTCCACGAACGAAACGATTTCCGTTTCCTCGTCGGCTCGGGAAGAAACGCCTCAACTAAAAGTAGAATTGGACCGAGAAAAGATGGCCCACTTCGGCCTAAGCGTGGAGGACATAGCCACCACTCTAAAGACTTCCATCAAAGGGGATATTGCCACAAGATTTAGAGAAAACGATTTCGAATACGACGTGTTGGTTCGATTTCAATCGGCGGATAGACTTGGATTCGATTCGTTACGCGAAATTCCGATTCGTTTACCGAGCGGAAAAAATATTTTCTTGGACGCGATAGCGGAAGTTTCACAAACAAAAACCTTGCGTAAAATTATGCGATTAGAGGGAAAAAGAATCGCGATCGTATCCGCAATTCCTAAGGAATCGGCCGAAATCATAGAACGAAAGATTTCGGAGATCATCACACGTTTTGAAAAAGATAAGGATATCTCCGTTCTTCCGGGCGAAATCGCGAAAGAAACGAACAAATCCTTCGAAGCCCTGGCCTGGGCCGGTCTTTTCGCATTAATTTTGGTCTACATGACCTTAGCGTCTCAGTTCGAAAATTTAATTTTACCGTTAGTCGTGATGGTATCCATCGTGATGGTCGGATCGGGTTCCCTGATGTTTTTAATATTCTCGGGCAACTCGTTGAATATAGTTTCAGGAATGGGAATGGTCATGTTAAGCGGGTTGGTGGTCAATAATGCAATTATTCTAATAGAGTTTTTCACCTTGGTCGATAAAAAGAAAAACGTTGAAGAAGCGGTATACGGTACGATCTACCGAAGAATCGACACGATCCTGAATACTACTCTGACTACGGTTTTAGGACTTTTGCCGGCGGCGCTTGCAATCGGCGGCGAATCTCCCCAAGAGCCGATGGCCTTAGCGGTGTTAGGCGGTTTAACGGCTTCCACTGTTTTTACCGTGGTTATCATACCCGCGGCTTATTTCTCGATCGTAAAACAGAAATAG
- a CDS encoding Ig-like domain-containing protein yields MSCKKSKDRKYVSSTFVKISYRITAVWILSFFVGCSQLIDNGKGPLSLIPGLSVFSDGESPRVIGSWPLNDQTIADPKAALSISFSKEMNQTFTESALSLKSSQNTVVGSYSWVGSTLHFQPTVSLTDPGIYTLTVSKSQAEDKQGKNLEQDFILKFNYNADTIEPTLAGSSPSNGAIGVTSDAHLLLRFSKPMNVNQVLTEVTSNPSVTFNLPSTIISPDRTTFEFIPIQPLTFGTTYNVTIPNPIKDSIGNPLLQTYRIGFTVGSDFVQPTLTNIRSTTNTGNFVLNEFAIIGGFEKTDDFMIDFSEPVLPSSLLNGITFSPSVTFTIVENSGGANTGFIIHPNSNLSINQIYQIQVTNSVKDAQGNSLNKTFTYNTQVNGPRSKYLFVQNIYLSNAHSLANRLLDGVINSLQHDGGLGPAYNYSAGGAKAFYVAFCRDDFRSNTCSETDLNMILSSLQFSVSFDFGPNSGNPYLLLPQLGAAPNIYKTSIFGLTESPNSYIFTVKGGPDGAKDLYGNYLEQDYSVRFSVSP; encoded by the coding sequence ATGAGTTGTAAAAAATCAAAGGATAGGAAATACGTCTCTTCCACGTTCGTTAAAATTTCATACCGGATAACCGCGGTTTGGATCTTATCTTTTTTTGTCGGATGCAGTCAGTTGATAGACAATGGAAAAGGGCCTTTGAGTTTAATTCCTGGCTTATCCGTATTTTCGGACGGAGAATCTCCAAGAGTGATCGGAAGCTGGCCGTTGAACGACCAAACGATTGCCGATCCAAAGGCGGCTCTTTCCATTTCTTTTTCCAAAGAAATGAATCAGACGTTTACGGAATCCGCCCTGTCCCTAAAAAGTTCGCAAAATACCGTTGTGGGAAGCTATTCCTGGGTGGGTTCGACTCTCCATTTTCAGCCCACCGTATCCCTTACGGATCCTGGAATTTATACTCTAACCGTTTCCAAATCTCAGGCGGAAGACAAACAAGGTAAAAATTTAGAACAAGATTTTATACTCAAGTTCAATTATAACGCGGACACGATCGAACCTACGTTAGCCGGTAGCTCGCCTTCGAACGGGGCCATCGGAGTTACTTCGGACGCGCACTTACTTCTCAGATTTTCCAAGCCAATGAATGTAAATCAGGTCCTTACCGAAGTTACCTCAAATCCTTCCGTAACCTTCAACCTTCCCTCTACTATCATTTCTCCGGATAGAACGACGTTTGAATTTATACCGATTCAACCTTTGACTTTCGGTACCACTTATAATGTCACGATTCCCAATCCCATCAAAGACAGTATCGGAAATCCGCTTTTGCAGACGTATCGAATCGGATTTACCGTAGGTTCCGATTTTGTACAACCCACTCTGACGAACATTAGATCCACTACGAATACCGGAAACTTCGTATTGAATGAATTCGCGATCATCGGAGGTTTCGAAAAGACCGACGATTTTATGATCGATTTTTCGGAACCCGTATTACCCTCCAGCTTATTGAACGGAATCACATTCAGCCCTTCGGTAACTTTTACCATCGTCGAAAATTCGGGAGGAGCCAATACCGGATTTATCATACATCCGAATTCTAATTTATCGATCAATCAAATATATCAGATACAGGTGACGAATTCCGTCAAAGACGCCCAAGGAAACAGCCTGAACAAAACGTTCACTTATAACACTCAAGTGAACGGACCGAGAAGTAAGTATCTTTTCGTACAGAATATCTATCTGAGTAACGCGCATTCTCTCGCCAATCGATTGTTAGACGGCGTAATCAATTCGCTTCAGCACGACGGCGGTCTGGGTCCCGCGTATAATTATTCCGCGGGGGGCGCGAAAGCGTTTTACGTTGCTTTTTGCAGAGACGATTTCAGATCGAATACTTGTTCCGAAACCGATTTGAATATGATATTGTCTTCCTTACAATTTTCGGTGAGTTTCGACTTCGGTCCCAATTCGGGAAATCCTTATCTGCTTCTACCTCAGTTAGGAGCGGCGCCTAACATCTATAAGACTTCGATTTTCGGACTCACGGAATCTCCGAACTCTTACATTTTCACGGTAAAGGGCGGACCCGACGGGGCTAAAGATTTGTACGGAAATTATCTGGAACAGGATTATTCCGTCAGATTTTCCGTTTCCCCTTAA
- a CDS encoding N-acetylmuramoyl-L-alanine amidase — protein sequence MGRFQYLLSILFLHVLFSGSFLLAGPEDRGTSNSKTARPLSPLKTFKVVIDPGHGGLDLKPKEDHGDKYDPISGKYLELYKAGASFKERKERTIVLELAKELKEVLDLTKTEEGFKTFRSYMKSFTNDNIPWIQIDSVMTRNENAEEREFSSSEDPNAPYRLFDYPDKKTKKIQQGRISFINTEKPNLVVSLHLNPSYKEHPGGMAAVLTPSYRTFYILKGIGEGRFEKEKFERSPWSEWMIFKSGWSKLENAVADAWIYFHGYWPNQSGKKTDLSAFEGYRQNMIHWKYKDIPGWEELAKLGGKGPYSKSHKNFVAEGKFWEREKSQPELWRREDGREGFGGDNHYASAELMRFVQYGLRKRKTEGKFPEPGPINKPYLSTYALPTFINAISAYLEIGYIDKEKDMILMTKRKKDVAISLAAGIYSLVHGIKIKKQNYPYIPVGKKINWKRYETRKEGNYFQIVGE from the coding sequence GTGGGGCGTTTTCAATACCTTTTATCGATCCTTTTCCTTCACGTTTTGTTTTCGGGATCGTTTCTTTTGGCCGGTCCCGAAGATCGAGGGACGTCGAATTCAAAAACCGCTCGCCCGTTATCCCCTCTTAAAACTTTTAAAGTGGTAATCGATCCCGGGCACGGAGGCCTGGACCTTAAACCCAAAGAAGATCACGGAGACAAATACGATCCGATCTCGGGCAAATATTTGGAACTCTACAAGGCGGGAGCGTCTTTCAAGGAAAGAAAAGAAAGGACGATCGTATTAGAACTTGCTAAAGAACTCAAGGAAGTTTTGGATCTTACGAAAACCGAAGAGGGGTTCAAAACTTTTCGATCCTATATGAAGTCGTTTACGAACGACAATATCCCTTGGATCCAAATCGATTCCGTTATGACCCGTAACGAGAATGCGGAAGAAAGAGAATTTTCTTCGAGCGAGGATCCGAACGCTCCGTACCGTCTTTTCGATTATCCGGATAAAAAAACGAAAAAAATTCAACAAGGAAGAATTTCGTTTATCAACACGGAGAAACCGAACTTGGTTGTTTCCCTTCATCTCAATCCAAGTTATAAGGAACATCCGGGAGGGATGGCGGCGGTGCTTACGCCTTCTTACAGAACTTTCTATATATTAAAAGGAATTGGAGAAGGTAGGTTTGAAAAGGAGAAGTTCGAACGTTCTCCTTGGAGCGAATGGATGATCTTTAAAAGCGGTTGGTCCAAGTTAGAAAACGCGGTCGCGGACGCTTGGATTTACTTTCACGGATATTGGCCGAACCAAAGTGGTAAAAAAACGGATCTGTCCGCATTCGAAGGTTATCGTCAAAATATGATTCATTGGAAATATAAGGATATCCCAGGTTGGGAAGAACTCGCTAAACTCGGAGGAAAAGGGCCTTATTCCAAAAGTCATAAGAACTTTGTCGCGGAAGGAAAATTCTGGGAAAGAGAAAAATCTCAGCCTGAGCTTTGGAGAAGAGAAGACGGCAGAGAAGGTTTCGGTGGAGACAATCATTACGCTTCCGCGGAGCTGATGAGATTTGTTCAATACGGCCTTCGAAAAAGAAAAACCGAGGGAAAATTTCCGGAACCCGGTCCGATCAATAAACCGTATCTTTCTACGTATGCTTTACCGACTTTTATCAATGCGATTTCCGCTTATTTGGAAATCGGTTATATCGATAAGGAAAAAGATATGATCTTAATGACAAAGCGTAAGAAGGATGTCGCGATTTCGCTCGCGGCGGGTATCTATTCTTTGGTTCATGGGATTAAGATTAAAAAACAAAATTATCCTTATATTCCTGTTGGTAAAAAAATAAATTGGAAACGTTATGAAACCAGAAAAGAAGGAAATTACTTTCAGATCGTAGGTGAGTAG
- a CDS encoding Ig-like domain-containing protein, with translation MKKIIQYFLIFLCFYCNADINQLSDKLKYLGLANSGEFTTPTVLMITPISEAKNVSVNEEVSVLFSQPMDKNSVETGITIGAVSGDSSVRYVWTSDILLKVIPKSHFTAGRRYEIRLNRNVVKDLRGNFLAENFLSVFYTTGFGPQPFITESNPPVANQIVYGFGVNSNPYIQFSEPMDRIKTAEAVSITGGPAIYVKEWNDDSTRLTLSLTKSLDPSTTYTLKILKSAENASGNVLEKDYSILFYTGIASLNPYIQDIGMSVPSTPWPVLQPVPSANPLINGVSKNSFLTITFSKPMDQSKTQNAIQFTPPITGQFTWVSQSLLQFTPTDKLTQGATYRLAINSTATDTGNMPLENSYIVDFKVDNVADSLPVTVTGINNFSVTALCAPTADGNANAPVIPANLSAVYKISVISTACALEDYIFRLNFATAGNVPLQSLGDNDIYNQVSVSYFSGGPGVGSPNIYYKNYNCGPSCSTAGSFEFGIKNVPTGTQYKFKLKGGPGGVRDINDNYLTNDIIFLFERQ, from the coding sequence ATGAAAAAAATAATTCAATATTTTCTAATATTCTTATGTTTCTACTGCAACGCCGATATCAACCAATTGAGTGACAAACTAAAATATCTCGGTCTTGCAAATAGCGGAGAGTTTACGACGCCGACCGTCCTTATGATTACGCCGATCTCCGAAGCTAAAAACGTTTCGGTTAATGAAGAGGTATCCGTTCTTTTTTCTCAACCGATGGATAAAAATTCGGTCGAAACCGGAATTACAATCGGAGCCGTTTCCGGAGACAGCTCGGTTCGATACGTTTGGACCTCCGACATACTTCTCAAAGTCATTCCCAAGTCGCATTTTACCGCCGGTAGAAGATATGAAATCAGACTCAACCGTAATGTCGTTAAGGACTTAAGGGGAAATTTTTTAGCTGAAAATTTTCTTTCCGTTTTTTATACAACCGGATTTGGGCCTCAACCGTTTATTACGGAATCGAATCCTCCGGTCGCCAACCAGATCGTATACGGATTCGGTGTGAATTCCAATCCCTACATACAATTTTCCGAACCGATGGATCGAATCAAAACGGCGGAAGCCGTTTCCATTACCGGAGGTCCCGCGATTTACGTAAAAGAGTGGAATGACGATTCGACTCGTCTCACTCTATCACTGACAAAAAGCCTGGACCCTTCCACCACATATACTCTCAAAATATTAAAATCAGCCGAAAACGCTTCCGGAAACGTTTTAGAAAAAGACTACTCCATTCTATTTTATACCGGAATCGCATCCTTAAATCCTTATATTCAAGATATCGGAATGAGCGTTCCGAGTACGCCTTGGCCGGTCTTACAACCCGTTCCCTCCGCCAATCCGTTGATCAACGGAGTTTCAAAAAATAGTTTTTTGACGATCACTTTTTCAAAACCGATGGATCAATCAAAAACTCAAAACGCCATTCAGTTTACTCCCCCCATAACAGGCCAATTTACCTGGGTATCGCAAAGTTTGCTTCAGTTTACTCCTACCGATAAACTGACCCAAGGAGCGACCTACAGACTGGCAATCAACTCGACCGCTACGGATACCGGAAATATGCCGCTGGAAAATTCCTATATCGTAGATTTTAAAGTGGATAATGTGGCCGACAGTCTTCCGGTAACGGTAACCGGAATTAACAATTTTTCCGTCACTGCGTTGTGTGCTCCGACCGCGGATGGCAATGCGAACGCCCCCGTAATTCCCGCAAATCTTTCCGCAGTATATAAGATATCTGTAATATCGACCGCATGCGCTTTGGAAGATTATATATTCAGACTGAACTTCGCGACGGCAGGTAACGTGCCTCTTCAAAGTTTGGGAGACAACGATATTTACAATCAGGTTTCCGTTTCGTATTTTTCGGGCGGTCCGGGAGTGGGATCTCCGAACATTTATTATAAAAATTACAATTGCGGCCCGTCCTGTTCCACCGCGGGATCATTCGAATTCGGCATCAAAAACGTTCCGACCGGAACCCAATATAAATTCAAATTGAAAGGCGGTCCCGGGGGAGTCAGGGATATCAACGATAATTATCTCACAAACGATATTATATTTCTCTTTGAAAGACAATGA
- a CDS encoding efflux RND transporter permease subunit, producing MDSLIGLLYRRHITTFMLFVAVGIFGFISIPRLPISLMPPTSSPAITILTRYPGISPGKIEEIITKPIEEQISGVGGIEDILSSSEEGESRINVIFKPGTKVSYRSLEVRSKIDLIRGNFPREVEEPAILRYDPTNKPIFIVKLESEKYKLKDLREFGENKYKKKFERIDGVSEIHVGGGFQREINIDIDKGKLLQTGVGLEEVLSKIRTANVDVPAGNLLIGDNYINIRVIGKLIQIKEIGKIPITVGKSEQIVYLSDISNVKDGFREKEDIARDAGKEVVSIYVQKAGDANSLALCEELRRELSSIHIEGIQQSINYDQSQTIKTAIAKVADSAIQGGIIAVVVLFLFLRNFYATILVSVSIPLSIISTFGLMYFFNVGINVISLCGLALGVGMLVDCSVVVIDRIFFVHHENGFVKDGILKASSGLSKELFASVLTSIAVFFPIFFSSRELRDLYGGLAITVSASLVTSLIVSLTFLPTLAKFILTKESRFQTLVPPQYILTYISKMKSYIEIEMYHKVLSQYWDRTLQLNLSDKAENAMPLLSKNRLAGFGARCKILPWLRNQILRRRQTKLNSESPNQHELLRFDLTKSLRFLLKHYNKTALYSTAIIVVCLCLSYFLKQEYIDPTDSNEISASLEVETGTHLDATDLITKSVERAIEKNPNVEKVSSKVEKWHSDLMIKLKPVSFREGKSTNDVITELKKETDELKNAFVFYTESGAGEGSKEIDIEIIGDEAETIKELARESAKEIGGIPGIQQVALRFKEGKDQITFSIDKVKASQSGLLPNQIANFMKTAYTGSIPTKFYDKDKEIDIRVRFSEEDREGPESVFGVAIPSSQSEKVSKTPLIELSSIKKEKAESRIYRKNKRRTYGLTSKLGDIDTGSAVFKIETALKKISFPENYHYEMTGNYKKLKESKTEMINLIVLAFIIIVCILSSLFESFLLPFLIVLTIPFSAAGVILTLFVFRMSLNISVYIGFVMLAGITVNNSILIVETFLEKLKSNQYYEIDVLLTEGIRERIRPILITTITTVLGLLPSVLDSGEGSQLWRPLAVTVVAGLSISTALTILLFPAFFKIAVPYLLEDHKSIPLQNKIKKRSKKI from the coding sequence ATGGATTCTTTAATCGGTCTATTATACAGAAGACATATAACAACGTTTATGTTGTTTGTGGCGGTCGGAATTTTCGGATTCATTTCCATTCCAAGACTTCCGATTTCGTTAATGCCTCCGACGAGTTCTCCGGCTATCACCATACTGACTCGATATCCCGGAATTTCACCCGGTAAAATCGAAGAAATCATAACAAAACCGATCGAAGAACAAATTTCCGGAGTAGGCGGGATCGAGGATATTCTATCCTCTTCCGAAGAAGGGGAATCTAGGATCAACGTCATATTCAAACCCGGCACCAAAGTCTCGTATCGTTCTCTCGAAGTACGTTCTAAAATCGATCTCATACGAGGTAATTTTCCCAGAGAAGTGGAAGAGCCCGCCATTCTCAGATACGATCCCACCAACAAACCGATCTTCATCGTAAAACTCGAATCCGAAAAATACAAATTGAAGGACTTGAGAGAATTCGGCGAAAACAAATATAAAAAGAAATTCGAAAGAATCGACGGAGTCAGTGAAATTCACGTCGGAGGAGGATTTCAAAGAGAGATAAACATCGATATAGACAAGGGTAAATTATTACAGACCGGGGTCGGATTGGAAGAAGTCTTATCCAAGATCAGAACCGCGAACGTAGACGTTCCCGCCGGAAATTTATTGATCGGAGACAACTATATCAATATACGGGTGATCGGTAAGTTGATTCAAATTAAAGAGATCGGAAAAATACCGATTACGGTCGGTAAGTCGGAGCAAATCGTTTACTTATCGGATATATCGAATGTGAAGGACGGGTTCAGAGAAAAGGAAGACATAGCAAGGGACGCGGGTAAAGAAGTAGTATCCATTTATGTTCAAAAAGCGGGCGACGCAAATTCATTGGCGTTATGCGAAGAACTCCGAAGGGAACTTTCCTCGATTCATATAGAAGGGATTCAACAAAGTATCAACTACGATCAGTCTCAGACGATCAAAACGGCTATCGCAAAAGTTGCGGATTCTGCAATTCAGGGAGGTATCATCGCAGTCGTCGTTTTGTTTCTTTTTTTACGGAACTTCTACGCTACGATTCTCGTATCCGTATCGATTCCGCTTTCTATCATTTCGACGTTCGGATTGATGTATTTTTTCAACGTAGGGATCAACGTTATCTCCCTTTGCGGATTGGCTTTGGGCGTGGGAATGCTTGTGGATTGTTCGGTGGTGGTTATCGATCGTATCTTTTTTGTTCACCACGAAAACGGATTCGTAAAAGACGGAATTTTAAAAGCCTCTTCCGGATTGTCGAAGGAATTGTTCGCGTCCGTTTTGACCAGCATTGCGGTTTTTTTTCCGATCTTTTTCAGTTCCCGAGAGCTACGGGATCTCTACGGAGGTCTTGCGATTACCGTTTCAGCGTCTTTGGTCACCTCTTTAATCGTATCCCTAACTTTTTTGCCCACTCTTGCCAAATTTATTTTAACGAAGGAGAGTCGGTTTCAAACTCTCGTTCCGCCGCAGTATATTCTTACGTATATTTCAAAAATGAAATCTTATATCGAAATCGAAATGTATCATAAGGTTCTATCCCAATACTGGGACAGAACCTTGCAGCTTAATCTTTCTGATAAAGCAGAAAACGCAATGCCTTTGCTCTCTAAGAATCGCTTAGCAGGTTTTGGCGCGCGCTGTAAGATCCTACCTTGGCTCCGGAATCAAATTTTGCGGCGTCGTCAAACGAAATTAAATTCCGAATCACCAAATCAACATGAACTTCTACGATTTGATTTAACGAAATCTTTGCGGTTTCTACTCAAACACTACAATAAAACCGCGCTTTATTCCACGGCTATCATCGTAGTTTGTCTTTGCCTTTCTTATTTTTTAAAACAGGAATACATTGATCCGACCGATTCCAACGAGATCAGCGCGTCTTTGGAAGTAGAAACAGGAACCCATCTTGATGCGACCGATTTGATCACAAAGAGCGTGGAAAGGGCGATCGAAAAGAATCCGAACGTGGAAAAAGTATCCTCCAAAGTCGAAAAATGGCATTCGGATCTGATGATAAAGTTAAAACCCGTTTCTTTCCGGGAAGGTAAATCGACCAACGACGTTATCACCGAATTAAAAAAAGAAACGGACGAACTAAAGAACGCATTCGTATTTTATACCGAATCCGGCGCCGGAGAGGGATCCAAGGAAATCGATATTGAAATTATAGGAGACGAAGCTGAAACGATCAAAGAGTTAGCCAGAGAATCCGCAAAAGAAATAGGAGGAATACCCGGAATTCAGCAGGTTGCCCTTCGTTTTAAGGAAGGAAAAGATCAAATCACTTTTTCGATCGACAAAGTGAAAGCCTCGCAATCCGGATTGTTGCCCAACCAAATCGCCAACTTTATGAAAACTGCATATACTGGCTCCATTCCCACTAAGTTTTACGATAAAGACAAGGAGATAGACATTCGAGTCCGATTTTCCGAAGAAGACAGAGAAGGCCCCGAGTCGGTTTTTGGAGTCGCAATTCCTTCCTCTCAATCGGAAAAAGTCTCGAAAACACCCTTGATCGAACTCAGTTCGATCAAAAAGGAAAAAGCGGAGTCCAGGATTTATAGAAAAAACAAACGAAGAACTTACGGACTCACCTCTAAGTTAGGCGACATCGATACCGGTTCGGCCGTTTTCAAAATTGAAACCGCTTTAAAGAAAATTTCTTTCCCGGAAAACTATCATTACGAAATGACTGGAAATTACAAAAAACTGAAAGAGAGTAAAACCGAGATGATCAATTTAATCGTCTTGGCATTCATCATAATCGTTTGTATTTTATCGTCTTTATTCGAGTCCTTTTTACTTCCGTTTCTAATTGTACTTACCATTCCATTCTCTGCGGCGGGAGTGATTTTAACTCTATTCGTGTTTCGTATGTCCTTAAATATTTCCGTATATATCGGTTTCGTTATGTTGGCAGGAATTACCGTGAACAATTCGATATTAATTGTGGAAACTTTTTTAGAAAAATTAAAATCAAATCAATATTACGAAATCGACGTATTATTAACCGAAGGAATCCGAGAACGAATTCGCCCGATCCTGATCACTACCATAACCACGGTTCTGGGATTACTTCCGTCCGTTTTGGATTCGGGAGAAGGGAGTCAGCTGTGGAGGCCCCTTGCCGTAACGGTAGTCGCAGGATTGTCCATCTCGACGGCTCTTACAATACTTTTATTTCCCGCATTTTTTAAAATCGCGGTCCCCTATCTTCTGGAAGATCATAAAAGTATTCCGCTACAAAATAAAATCAAAAAACGTTCTAAGAAAATATAA